GTCGACTCTACCTTTTATGGAATAGTAATAGTTACTGCTGATGGGAAAGTTTATCCAATTGGAGAAACTAAATACGAATTTGGTATTGAATCAATTTCAAAGGTATTTACCCTTGCCCAAGCTTTACAAGAAAAAGGAGGCAAAGTGGTAATGGATAGCGTAGGTGTTAATGCAACAGGTCTGCCATTCAATTCTGTACAAGCAATCGAAATACAAGGACAACAACCACAAAATCCACTGGTTAATGCTGGTGCAATAGCTACAGTTAGTCTATTGGACCCCAAAAACAACCAGGAAGCAAAATGGAATAAGGTACAAAAAAACTTTAATCGCTTTGCTGGCAGAGAGATTAAAGTTATTGATGAATTATATAAATCGGAAGCTGCGACAGATCAGCACAATGAAGGAATTGCGCTACTACTACAATCATACAATAAACTATATGATAAACCAGCGATCGCTATTGATGTATACACTAAACAATGTTCATTTGGTGTCAATGCTAAAGATCTTGCTGTAATGGCAGCTACGCTGGCCAATAATGGAGTTAATCCATTAACAAAAGAAAAAGTAGTTGACCCAAAGCATATCCCACAGATATTAGCGGTAATGAGCACTGCAGGACTTTATGAAACTACTGGAGAATGGATGTTTAAGGTAGGCTTACCTTCAAAAAGTGGCGTAGGTGGAGGAATAATTTCTGTAGTTCCAG
The genomic region above belongs to Sporocytophaga myxococcoides DSM 11118 and contains:
- the glsA gene encoding glutaminase A, giving the protein MKIIKSNVKKSILGGLIILLLISIGFFSFIQNKEKATEEEIKAAVKEAYDKFKTLKGGKNADYIPYLAKVDSTFYGIVIVTADGKVYPIGETKYEFGIESISKVFTLAQALQEKGGKVVMDSVGVNATGLPFNSVQAIEIQGQQPQNPLVNAGAIATVSLLDPKNNQEAKWNKVQKNFNRFAGREIKVIDELYKSEAATDQHNEGIALLLQSYNKLYDKPAIAIDVYTKQCSFGVNAKDLAVMAATLANNGVNPLTKEKVVDPKHIPQILAVMSTAGLYETTGEWMFKVGLPSKSGVGGGIISVVPGQMGIAVFAPPLDKAGNSVKAQKTIEFLADKLKLNVFSAQN